The sequence CACTTGAAAGTTTCTTGCTACGGTGTCCAAGGGACATCTCACCATATTGTGATGAAATTTTGAACCTCACTTTAGAATACATAAGTTATGACCCAAATTTTACGGACAATATGGAGGAAGATACTGATGATGAGACtcttgaagatgaagaagatgagtaAGTTATGATATATGCATTGGATCCGTAACCTTGCTTCTTGCTGTGCACATTTGTCTTAGTGATTCGTGTCTTTCTCCTCACAGTGAGAGTGCGAATGAGTACACGGATGATGAGGATGCCAGCTGGAAAGTTAGGAGAGCTGCGGCGAAATGCTTGGCAGGATTAATAGTTTCTCGTTCTGAGATGATCTCTAAAGTATATCAAGAGGTATATCTTATTTTAACACCTATCAAGaggattatataataaattacttctcttgatatgtttaattaaaatgaGAAATCGATATATACTGTAATCTCTTGAGGAAATTAATAATAACTCTTCTTGTGCAGGCCTGCCCAAAACTGATTGATAGATTTAAGGAAAGAGAGGAAAATGTGAAGGTATGTAAAATAAATGCTTGATCCTGCATTGTTAAACGATCACTGACCCGCGGTACTGTTGTTACAGATGGATGTTTTCAACACATTCATTGATCTGTTACGGCAAACAGGAAATGTCACAAAAGGTCAAACTGACACCGATGAATCAAGGTAAATTCTGCATCCTTTCACTCCATCAGTAACTATGGATGGTCTGtcacattaatgatgaattttgctaacaaaatatataactttgatCGATGCAGTgcgaaatggctactgaagcaAGAAGTCTCAAAGATTGTGAAATCCATAAATAGGCAGCTGCGTGAAAAGTCTGTTAAGACGAAGGTACGAAAGTGTGAATTTTTCTTTTCGGCTTGGTTCCTTTTCGGTATTTTAAAAGCTCCTTACCTATTTGTAGGTTGGTGCATTCTCTGTTTTGAGAGAACTTGTGGTCGTCCTGCCTGACTGCCTTGCTGATCATATTGGTTCACTAGTTCCTGGAATTGAAAGAGCGCTTAATGTAAGTGGGGATATTCAGTACACATATTTACATTCTCTCGGTGTCGTTCTTTGTTAATTTGCTCATGTTTCCTCCTTTTTCCCCTCCAGGATAAATCTTCTACTTCAAACTTGAAAATCGAAGCTCTTGTCTTCACAAAATTAGTATTGGCATCGCATGCACCTCCTGTTTTTCATCCTTACATTAAGGTTGGAAACTTTTTGTGGTCTTCTGTCCATCGAAATATTGTCAAAATGTTCAATGACTACTGTTGAGTCATAGACGTCAGAACTTAGTTTTCAAAACTAAATGACGTTAACAGCTGATGAAGGTTGATTTGACTGACTCTTTAACTTTATGTCAATCTAGGCTCTTTCTAGTCCTGTTTTAGCTGCTGTTGGCGAACGCTATTACAAGGTGACCGCCGAGGCATTAAGGGTCTGTGGGGAACTTGTCAGAGTAGTACGCCCAAGTACTCAGGTAAATCAGTGTCAGCGTTTTTTAATTATCATTCGATCCATACTTTTACCCGTTGACAACCCACAGATTTTTGCTTCCACTGATATCTTCTCTTATGTGGTTTAGGGTATGGGCTTTGATTTTAAACCATTCGTTCATCCGATCTACAATGCGATAATGTCTCGCTTGACAAATCAAGATCAGGACCAGGTTTGGAATGAATcccccttttttatttttttcatcgttTTTTGAATATCCTGGCTTTGGGGCATTAGATCTGAATTTTATTTGTGAACTctttcaatttgtttttatgATTAATTACTGAAATTGGAAAAGATAAGCAAATTGCTGTGTGTTTTATGGTACTATTTATGTTTCTTAATCTCTCTTCGCTGTAACAGGAGGTCAAGGAGTGTGCTATTACCTGCATGGGTCTTGTGATTTCAACATTTGGCGATCAACTTGGAGCAGAGTTGCCTTCATGCCTTCCTGTGCTTGTTGACCGAATGGGAAACGAAATCACTCGCCTCACAGCAGTAAAGGTTGTTCTCATGCTTTGGTTGAcgcttttattttaaattttttagctCATTTTCGTGATTGTGTTGGTGCATGCAGGCATTTGCTGTCATTGCCACATCTCCGCTGCACATTGATCTATCATGTGTCTTGGACCATTTGATTGCTGAATTAACTGGGTTCTTAAGGAAGGTATATCAGTATATGGCTTCTTACTAATAGGCATCAAATATGCTTTTTATGTTTACTGACTCATAATCTGTGAAAAAATCTCTGAATACAATAATTTGTACTTAGGCAATTTGTATTTATGTTTCTGTATAACAGGCTAATCGGGTTCTACGGCAAGCAACACTGATTACCATGAATACCTTGGTAACAGCCTACGGTGATAAAATCGACTCAGATGCTTATGAAGTTATTGTTGTGGAGCTTTCATCTCTGATATGGTATGTTTGTCCAGAACTTCcgcaaatgttttttttctctctaaacCTTTTATGTTGGTGGTTCATTAGATGAATGACTCTCATCTGTCTTTTCAGCGTTTCGGACCTCCATATGACGGCTCTTGCACTTGAACTCTGCTGCACTCTGATGACCGGAAAGAGTTGTAGTGAAAATATCAGTTTGGCGGTTCGCAACAAAGTTCTTCCACAGGCATTAACTTTAGTTAAAAGTCCATTGCTCCAGGGTCAAGCACTTTTggtaattttatgttttgtttgaatTGTTTTATACTTTACCTGGATCAAAGATACAGCTGAGCTGATCTTGTGGATGCTTTGTCACAGGCTCTGCAAGGATTCTTTGAAGCTCTGGTGTATCATGCAAATACGAGTTTCTACACCTTACTCGACTCATTACTTTCTTGTGCTAAGCCTTCCCCTCAGTCGGGAGGCGTCCCAAAGCAAGCATTATATTCAATTGCACAGTGTGTTGCAGTTCTTTGTCTCGCGGCAGGTGATAAGAATTGCTCGTCTACAGTTAAAATGCTTATAGAAATCCTTAAAGATGACAGCGGCACAAATTCAGTAAGCTTTCGGATTAGACAAATTGCGTATTTTCCTTTGTAGATCTACATCTATTGGAAGGCTTATTTTGTGGTGATGGTTTTTCTCGTGCAGGCAAAACAGCATCTTGCCTTATTGTCTCTTGGTGAGATTGGGAGAAGGAAAGATCTGAGCGCACATGCTGGCATTGAGACGATCGTCATTGAGTCTTTCCAGTCTCCTTTTGAAGAAATAAAGTCTGCGGCTTCATATGCTCTTGGAAACATTGCTGTTGGCAATCTGTCGAATTATTTACCTTTTATCTTGAACCAGATTGATAATCAACAGAAGAAACAATATATTCTCCTTCATTCGCTCAAGGAGGTTTGTTTTCCTGAACACGTGTCCGTATTATACTCTATCAAATTAGATGTATTGTTAGATTTCATACCTTGTTCCTTGGTTTTTTCAGGTGATCGTGAGGCAGTCTGTTGATAAAGCTGATTTCCAGAATTCCAGTGTTGAGAAAATACTTGCGTTACTGTTTAACCACTGTGAAAGCGAGGAAGAGGGTGTAAGGAATGTTGTTGCTGAATGCTTGGGAAAAATGGCGTTGATAGAACCTGAGAAACTAGTTCCTGCACTTAAGGTAGCTGCAGAACAATCTTACTATCTTCATTTACTCGTTTTCTGTCATGAGTGTGAATGATgagtaataataaattttacaggTGAGGACGACTAGTCCAGCCGCTTTTACTCGTGCGACTGTTGTTACCGCTGTGAAATATTCTGTCGTGGAACGGCCTGAGAAGTTGGATGAAATCATCTTCCCCGAGATTTCTTCATTCCTCATGTTAATTAAAGATGGTGACAGGGTAGGTCATATAAAATTTAACCTTATTCAATGATCTCAAGAATCATTGATCTTGTTCCGACTGATCATAACTTTCTTTTCCTGGTTCCTTGATCTTTGCAGCATGTTAGGCGTGCAGCTGTGTCAGCTCTGAGTACCTTTGCTCACTACAAACCAAACCTCATTAAAGGACTCCTCTCTGAGTTGTTACCGCTTCTTTATGATCAAACCGTTATCAAGGTAATTTCTGTAAAAAGGCTCTTAGTGTTACAACAATCCTGTCATAATATTTTGGAATTCATTTGGCTGAGacctttctgtttttttgtttgcagaAAGAGTTAATAAGGACGGTTGATCTAGGGCCATTCAAGCACGTTGTTGATGACGGGCTTGAACTGAGGAAAGCGGCTTTTGAGTGTGTATTTACTCTGCTCGATAGCTGTCTTGATCAACTGAATCCGTCTTCTTTCATTATCCCTTTCCTCAAATCCGGACTTGAAGGTGAGTGTGTCAATCTCTATCTTGTATGTTAAATTAACATAGAGTTACGCTTTAGCATTATAACAAAAATCTCTGTTTATGCAGATCATTATGATCTGAAGATGATTTGTCATCTTATTCTCTCACTACTAGCGGATAAATGCCCCTCAGCCGTGCTAGCTGGTATGTTAAAATAGCTTTCCAAAATCATTGTTTCAAAATCGGGTAAAAATTGCTTATCATGATGGTTTTGTTCCAGTACTGGATTCGCTTGTGGAACCACTTCAAAAAACAATAAACTTCAAGCCAAAGCAAGATGCCGTGAAGCAAGAGCATGACCGTAATGAAGACATGATCAGAAGTGCTCTTCGTGCTATCTCATCGTTGGATCGGATCAGGTTCTCTTTCCATTTCTTAAAGATTATGATTTTTTCGCTCTTTTTCGTTTAAATCCAAACTAGTctgatcttctttttttctttaattaaatgAACAGTGGAGTGGATTACAGCCACAAGTTCAAGAGCTTAATGGCTGAGATGAAGAGGTCTGAATCATTGTGGGGGAAGTATCAGACAATCCGCAATGAGTAAAAAGAGTGTATGTTCTTTTATTACATGAGGAACCATAAAAGCTATCGATGATGTTATagccttgtttttttttttacaatccGCAACAAGtctgttctttttattttctgctTTTGGAATTTTCTTTTTGTGACAATTCGAGGGATTTTATAGCCTTGTTTTATTTGGCTTTTCAATTGTTGGTAGTGGTATTGTGCTTTCATACTTTTGATTGACTTTTAAAAATGAGTAGAAACGTTAACTTGGTGGCCTCGAGTAAAAGACTCAGAAGCTTGGACTGTATGAAATTATTGGAAACAAAGCACATGTTACATCATAGATAGGAATTATAAAGGGGTTTAGTTGCATAATAGCTATATATAGACTATAAGTTAGGTGTGttattgattttgacataacgtaacgtttttttttgtttattggtCTGTTCCTAAAGGTTTTCTAGACCAAGGACTAGAAAacaataagtatatattatgttttggaaTTGTATCATATTGTTTTGTTATATTCTATTTGACGAATGTAAAAGAGGACGGTGTAGCTATTCTCTCTTCCTCTTATCTCCAGAAAAATCTTTCAGAGGAAGGAGATATCTTTGgttttgatgctttcttttctttttctttagtttCCTTTTCAGAGAGAGTGATCTTTGTGTTAGTTCGCCGGAGTTTAGTCTGGTACAAAGTCCCGACCTTTGGGCTCTGACTCTGGGAAGCGGTTGCTCGCTATCACCGGCTTCGCCAACTTTTGTCTCCGGGGAGTGATAGCTTCTATAGTATTTACTTCGCCGGCTCTCTTCCGGAGCCTTTTCTCCGGGTTTGTGTTTGATCGGCGTTTCATGTGTTTCCTTCGCTCATCCGACTCTTGAGCTAATCGTCCGATGTCTCTTTCCTTCCCTTCGGCTGGGTTGTTTCATCCTCAAGCTTGTTCGTATCAACAAGGATGTCTGATCGTTAATTCAGGAAAATCGATGTTGATTGGCTCGATTGAAGACGGTTGATTTCTCCTCTCTGAAACGTTTGATCCGTCAGTCTAGGCTTAGCGACTTTGATATTGGTGAGAGTTTCTCTGTTTGAGCGGCTTTTCACCGGCTTGTCTCTCCTGTTGGTGGAGCTCCGTCGTGCCTCGTTGCTGGCTCCGGAGGAAGACGGTGATTGGTTATCTTGACGCGTGGATCATGAATCGTTTGTCGACCGAACACGTGGTGGATGACTAATCATTTTTCCTCAACGGTTTCTACTTGCTGTGCTTACGGCCGCAAGTTGTATCTAATAGTTGGGCTTCTTTGGCTCTTATGCTATTTGGGCCTTGTGTTGTGCCCTTagctgttttgtttgtttggtttttgtTGGACATGTTTGTTgactttgtttttgttaataacatcagtgaaaaa is a genomic window of Brassica napus cultivar Da-Ae chromosome A2, Da-Ae, whole genome shotgun sequence containing:
- the LOC106411454 gene encoding cullin-associated NEDD8-dissociated protein 1, translating into MANLQVSGIIEKMTGKDKDFRYMATSDLLNELNKESFKLDTDLEMRLSSIILKQLDDVAGDVSGLAVKCLAPLVKKVGEERIVEITNKLCEKLLHGKDQHRDTASIALRTVVAQVAPSLAPSILVTLTPQMIGGISGEGMSSGIKCECLEIMCDVVQKYGSLMADDHNKLLNALLLQLGCNQATVRKKTVTCIASLASSLSDDLLAKATVQVVKNLSNKNAKSEITRTNIQMIGALSRSVGYRFGTHLGNTVPVLIKYCTSASENDEELREYSLQALESFLLRCPRDISPYCDEILNLTLEYISYDPNFTDNMEEDTDDETLEDEEDDESANEYTDDEDASWKVRRAAAKCLAGLIVSRSEMISKVYQEACPKLIDRFKEREENVKMDVFNTFIDLLRQTGNVTKGQTDTDESSAKWLLKQEVSKIVKSINRQLREKSVKTKVGAFSVLRELVVVLPDCLADHIGSLVPGIERALNDKSSTSNLKIEALVFTKLVLASHAPPVFHPYIKALSSPVLAAVGERYYKVTAEALRVCGELVRVVRPSTQGMGFDFKPFVHPIYNAIMSRLTNQDQDQEVKECAITCMGLVISTFGDQLGAELPSCLPVLVDRMGNEITRLTAVKAFAVIATSPLHIDLSCVLDHLIAELTGFLRKANRVLRQATLITMNTLVTAYGDKIDSDAYEVIVVELSSLICVSDLHMTALALELCCTLMTGKSCSENISLAVRNKVLPQALTLVKSPLLQGQALLALQGFFEALVYHANTSFYTLLDSLLSCAKPSPQSGGVPKQALYSIAQCVAVLCLAAGDKNCSSTVKMLIEILKDDSGTNSAKQHLALLSLGEIGRRKDLSAHAGIETIVIESFQSPFEEIKSAASYALGNIAVGNLSNYLPFILNQIDNQQKKQYILLHSLKEVIVRQSVDKADFQNSSVEKILALLFNHCESEEEGVRNVVAECLGKMALIEPEKLVPALKVRTTSPAAFTRATVVTAVKYSVVERPEKLDEIIFPEISSFLMLIKDGDRHVRRAAVSALSTFAHYKPNLIKGLLSELLPLLYDQTVIKKELIRTVDLGPFKHVVDDGLELRKAAFECVFTLLDSCLDQLNPSSFIIPFLKSGLEDHYDLKMICHLILSLLADKCPSAVLAVLDSLVEPLQKTINFKPKQDAVKQEHDRNEDMIRSALRAISSLDRISGVDYSHKFKSLMAEMKRSESLWGKYQTIRNE